One window from the genome of Hyperolius riggenbachi isolate aHypRig1 chromosome 6, aHypRig1.pri, whole genome shotgun sequence encodes:
- the PSMC4 gene encoding 26S proteasome regulatory subunit 6B, giving the protein MEEIGITVEKGSGQDDVPSLSSSRPVTALSFLGPEPEDLEDLYSRYKKLQQELEFLEVQEEYIKDEQKNLKKEFLHAQEEVKRIQSIPLVIGQFLEAVDQNTAIVGSTTGSNYYVRILSTIDRELLKPNASVALHKHSNALVDVLPPEADSSIMMLTSDQKPDVLYSDIGGMDIQKQEVREAVELPLTHFELYKQIGIDPPRGVLMYGPPGCGKTMLAKAVAHHTTAAFIRVVGSEFVQKYLGEGPRMVRDVFRLAKENAPAIIFIDEIDAIATKRFDAQTGADREVQRILLELLNQMDGFDQNVNVKVIMATNRADTLDPALLRPGRLDRKIEFPLPDRRQKRLIFSTITSKMNLSEEVDLEDYVARPDKISGADINSICQEGGMLAVRENRYIVLAKDFEKAYKTVIKKDEQEHEFYK; this is encoded by the exons ATGGAGGAGATCGGGATTACCGTAGAGAAGGGCAGCGGCCAG GATGATGTCCCCTCTCTGTCCTCGTCACGGCCGGTCACTGCTCTCTCCTTTCTTGGTCCAGAGCCAGAAGACCTGGAGGACCTGTATAGCCGTTATAAG aaGCTACAACAGGAGCTGGAGTTCCTGGAGGTGCAGGAAGAATACATTAAGGACGAGCAGAAGAACCTGAAGAAGGAGTTTCTGCACGCCCAGGAGGAGGTGAAGCGTATCCAGAGTATCCCACTGGTGATTGGCCAGTTCCTGGAGGCAGTGGATCAGAATACCGCCATTGTTGGATCTACAACAG GGTCTAATTATTATGTGAGGATATTGAGCACCATCGACCGGGAGCTGCTGAAGCCCAACGCCTCTGTGGCCCTCCACAAGCACAGCAATGCCCTGGTGGACGTGCTCCCCCCAGAGGCCGACAGCAGCATCATGATGCTCACATCAG ATCAGAAGCCGGACGTGCTGTACTCAGACATCGGAGGCATGGATATccagaagcaggaagtgagggaagCGGTGGAGCTGCCCCTGACGCACTTTGAACTCTACAAACAA ATCGGTATTGATCCCCCTCGCGGTGTTCTCATGTATGGACCCCCCGGCTGCGGGAAGACTATGCTGGCCAAAGCTGTGGCTCATCACACTACAG CTGCTTTCATTCGAGTGGTGGGTTCGGAGTTTGTGCAGAAGTACCTGGGGGAGGGACCTCGTATGGTGAGAGACGTGTTCCGGCTCGCCAAAGAGAACGCCCCCGCCATCATCTTCATCGATGAAATAGACGCCATCGCCACAAAGAGGTTCGACGCCCAGACAGGAG CTGACAGAGAGGTACAGAGAATCCTCTTGGAGCTCCTCAACCAGATGGACGGCTTTGACCAGAACGTCAATGTGAAG GTCATCATGGCCACAAACAGGGCGGACACCCTGGATCCAGCCCTCCTGAGACCCGGCCGACTGGACCGCAAGATTGAATTCCCTCTGCCCGACCGGAGACAGAAACGCCTCATCTTCTCCACCATCACCAGCAAGATGAACCTGTCTGAAGAGGTGGACCTGGAGGACT ATGTGGCCCGTCCTGATAAAATCTCCGGAGCAGATATCAACTCCATCTGCCAAGAG GGCGGCATGCTAGCTGTGCGGGAAAATCGCTACATAGTTCTGGCCAAGGACTTTGAGAAGGCGTACAAGACCGTGATCAAGAAAGACGAACAGGAACATGAGTTCTACAAGTAA